One window of Candidatus Nitrospira kreftii genomic DNA carries:
- a CDS encoding hypothetical protein (conserved protein of unknown function), translated as MNTYRKSDGFSLIEVMVAMMISGIALMGTLGAVEITSRYAQQGGLSNKALELAQARLEVKRSIRWQFLLEDDLDHDGTPDSFMVDDGQGADVLAGDGIYTAMCERDGITIVWTIEGEPQKPLHTSGLVTIRAVASYSSRGGQAREVHVATIRANPSYVGRR; from the coding sequence ATGAACACGTATCGTAAAAGCGACGGTTTTAGTCTGATCGAGGTCATGGTGGCCATGATGATTTCTGGTATTGCGTTGATGGGGACACTGGGTGCTGTGGAAATCACCTCCAGATACGCGCAGCAGGGCGGTCTGAGCAACAAAGCGTTAGAGCTGGCTCAGGCCAGACTCGAAGTGAAACGCTCCATTCGGTGGCAATTTCTTCTTGAAGATGACTTGGATCATGACGGCACTCCTGACAGCTTCATGGTCGACGACGGTCAAGGAGCCGATGTCTTAGCGGGCGATGGGATCTATACGGCGATGTGCGAACGCGATGGAATAACGATTGTCTGGACCATTGAGGGTGAGCCTCAAAAGCCGTTGCACACCTCAGGCCTAGTGACGATCCGAGCCGTGGCATCATACTCAAGCCGGGGAGGCCAAGCGCGCGAGGTCCATGTTGCAACGATCCGAGCGAACCCGAGCTATGTGGGGCGACGATGA
- a CDS encoding hypothetical protein (conserved protein of unknown function): MKQDGKTLAELMVVAGIVAMVSLMGISNFLGLHSTSQLRSVTEEIASDLRLARQLALTNRDRVRIVINTEQQELITQLVNGNTTHHVYRYGGKGLIIEEPSAGWDIQFQPSGRSATPTTIQLHNREGQTKTLTVSITGRVSIL, from the coding sequence ATGAAGCAGGACGGAAAGACATTGGCGGAACTCATGGTGGTTGCGGGGATTGTCGCTATGGTCTCCCTCATGGGGATCTCCAACTTCCTCGGACTCCACTCCACGTCACAGCTCCGGAGCGTCACAGAGGAAATCGCTTCTGACCTCCGCCTAGCAAGACAGCTTGCGTTAACCAACCGTGATCGAGTTCGGATTGTCATCAACACAGAGCAGCAGGAGCTGATCACACAACTCGTCAATGGCAATACCACTCACCATGTCTATCGCTATGGGGGCAAGGGCCTCATCATCGAAGAACCAAGTGCGGGGTGGGACATCCAGTTTCAGCCAAGCGGTCGCTCCGCCACGCCAACGACGATCCAGCTTCATAACAGAGAAGGGCAGACCAAAACGCTCACGGTGAGTATTACAGGTCGGGTATCCATCTTATGA
- a CDS encoding hypothetical protein (conserved protein of unknown function), with amino-acid sequence MFCRNIKGDQRGIALLGAMVIVLVLSVLATTLLNLSGQEAISASAAGQMAVAQQLADASAELVAGWFHDPQPTSAVPAIASLRARRNHDADGLPSFFDATGRSQFVGSTDQPDFRLQAENDSDNRLLNNPENGLFRAMGQLGLVEEIKVYAPTDPGLLCTIDTTITTKTAPSVRQSVRMQLGALQLPSLKAAVQVGRHLGLFLPGGESPVTVHWGDLKVGETLVLKQAKDLPRKSAIAPVTGLGYDETDQREDRWMEAWVGGDVQLTQPSVQPVTDVLSNLHVGQHPIPGIRIDEWPYEHLKRMAKRFGRYFAIDRAGLLYPQGVVEFGKGLSSEEALRSQAPGDQLGLIFIDTIDQTAPRHDNLGVLTLRAPYLEGTIVMQGHVVLAPNGTGSTLQALSPPTTTQSTALAQTPIHLSGMHFNGVLYASGTITVAGKVKLYGAVVAGETITPSGSGSSLEVWYDHDLGEGLFRGLPVVYRAPGTWMARY; translated from the coding sequence ATGTTTTGTAGAAACATCAAGGGCGACCAGCGGGGGATCGCACTTTTGGGAGCGATGGTGATTGTTCTGGTTCTCTCGGTGCTTGCGACGACCCTCTTGAACCTCAGTGGGCAGGAAGCCATTAGTGCCAGCGCGGCAGGCCAAATGGCGGTCGCACAACAACTTGCTGACGCATCGGCCGAACTCGTGGCGGGGTGGTTTCATGACCCACAGCCCACGAGTGCAGTACCGGCGATTGCGTCACTTCGCGCCAGAAGGAATCATGATGCGGACGGCCTGCCTTCATTTTTCGATGCCACCGGTCGCTCACAATTCGTAGGGTCGACTGACCAACCGGATTTTCGCCTGCAGGCGGAAAACGATTCGGACAATCGGCTCCTCAATAATCCAGAAAATGGGCTGTTCCGTGCCATGGGACAACTCGGACTGGTGGAGGAAATAAAAGTCTATGCTCCTACGGATCCGGGCCTCCTGTGTACCATTGATACCACCATCACAACCAAGACCGCCCCTTCTGTTCGGCAATCAGTCCGAATGCAGTTGGGGGCCCTGCAGCTACCTTCGCTGAAAGCCGCCGTTCAGGTCGGTCGACACCTGGGTCTGTTCCTTCCTGGTGGTGAATCGCCTGTCACGGTGCACTGGGGTGACTTAAAGGTTGGTGAAACTCTCGTCCTCAAACAGGCGAAGGATCTTCCCAGGAAAAGCGCGATTGCTCCCGTGACCGGGCTAGGCTATGACGAAACTGATCAGCGAGAGGATAGGTGGATGGAGGCATGGGTGGGAGGAGATGTGCAGCTCACTCAACCGTCTGTCCAACCGGTTACGGATGTTCTCTCCAACCTTCACGTAGGTCAGCATCCAATTCCCGGCATTCGCATCGATGAGTGGCCATACGAACATCTGAAACGAATGGCAAAACGATTTGGTCGGTACTTTGCCATCGATCGTGCGGGGCTTCTTTATCCCCAAGGAGTTGTTGAGTTCGGCAAGGGGCTCTCTTCCGAGGAAGCCTTGCGGTCCCAGGCCCCTGGTGATCAGCTGGGTCTTATCTTTATCGATACAATCGACCAAACGGCACCACGTCACGACAATCTTGGAGTCCTCACGCTCCGAGCTCCGTACCTAGAAGGTACGATCGTGATGCAAGGGCATGTGGTGCTGGCTCCAAATGGGACTGGTTCAACTCTTCAAGCTCTGAGCCCTCCAACTACGACTCAGAGCACCGCGCTCGCTCAAACACCTATCCATTTATCGGGGATGCATTTTAACGGAGTGCTCTATGCCAGCGGCACCATCACCGTAGCTGGAAAGGTCAAGCTATATGGAGCGGTGGTGGCAGGGGAGACGATTACGCCGTCAGGCTCAGGCAGCTCGCTTGAGGTGTGGTACGACCACGACCTCGGAGAGGGGTTGTTCCGGGGTTTGCCGGTTGTCTATCGCGCTCCGGGGACCTGGATGGCACGGTACTGA
- a CDS encoding putative TrmH family tRNA/rRNA methyltransferase YacO — translation MAPAAGSADEPEMLYGLHAVREALKAGSRPIQRLLVARTDKQFTDLVRLARSHQIPVHVQPLSSFDRLVPNGKHQGIIAFAAAKAYQTEESILVRAAERHEPPFVVILDGVEDPHNLGAVIRTAEGAGAHGIFIPERRAASLTSVVAKASAGAIDHIPVARVTNTSRLIESLKAAGVWIYGVTPAAEKKFTEVDLRGPVGVVLGGEGRGIRAGVIQHCDECIHIPMKGRIQSLNVSAAAAIVLFEAVRQRDQRNQHS, via the coding sequence GGAAGCGCTGATGAACCGGAAATGCTCTACGGCCTCCACGCCGTACGTGAAGCGCTGAAAGCTGGCAGTCGACCGATCCAACGTCTGTTGGTTGCCCGCACCGACAAGCAGTTCACTGACCTTGTGCGATTGGCTCGATCTCATCAGATTCCGGTTCACGTTCAACCGCTTTCCTCCTTCGACCGTCTCGTGCCCAACGGAAAGCATCAAGGCATCATCGCCTTTGCGGCGGCAAAGGCGTATCAGACGGAAGAATCCATTTTGGTGCGGGCAGCTGAACGGCATGAACCACCATTTGTGGTGATCCTGGACGGTGTAGAAGACCCCCACAACCTCGGCGCCGTCATTCGGACGGCGGAGGGAGCCGGTGCCCACGGCATCTTTATCCCGGAGCGCCGAGCTGCCAGCCTCACGTCCGTGGTGGCAAAGGCATCGGCTGGAGCAATCGATCACATTCCGGTTGCCCGTGTGACGAATACCAGTAGACTAATTGAATCATTGAAAGCGGCCGGAGTCTGGATTTACGGCGTCACACCCGCAGCGGAGAAGAAATTTACCGAGGTCGACCTACGAGGGCCGGTCGGTGTAGTTCTGGGGGGAGAAGGAAGAGGCATCCGAGCGGGCGTCATTCAGCATTGCGACGAATGTATTCATATTCCCATGAAGGGACGGATCCAATCGTTGAATGTGTCCGCTGCTGCGGCGATCGTCCTATTCGAGGCTGTTCGTCAACGTGATCAGCGGAATCAACACTCATGA
- a CDS encoding Type 4 prepilin-like proteins leader peptide-processing enzyme, giving the protein MYESQTVFSVYLVVGLFGGLVGSFLNVCIYRLPRHESIAWPGSHCPSCSHPIAWYDNVPIVSYLLLAGRCRHCAIRIPYQYPLVETLNALGYVWIVWFFGMTWSAAAYGVLYSALLVVAGTDLSHKIIPNAITFPGIMLGLLSAATILPLGFFNGLLGLLVGGGILWLLAWASPYLFGKEGMGGGDIKLLAMIGAFLGWKPALMTIMVGSFLGSVVGVGLIAAKVIRREDYIPFGPFLVCGALVSLFFGQSLLDWYQGLLAG; this is encoded by the coding sequence ATGTATGAGAGCCAAACAGTATTCTCGGTGTATCTCGTTGTCGGTCTCTTTGGCGGGCTCGTCGGTAGCTTTCTGAATGTGTGTATATATCGGTTGCCACGGCATGAATCGATCGCGTGGCCAGGATCCCATTGCCCAAGCTGTTCCCATCCAATTGCCTGGTATGACAACGTTCCGATCGTCAGCTATTTGCTGTTGGCGGGACGTTGCCGGCATTGTGCGATACGTATCCCTTACCAGTACCCCTTGGTGGAGACTCTGAATGCCTTAGGCTATGTCTGGATTGTATGGTTTTTCGGGATGACGTGGTCTGCGGCGGCCTACGGAGTCCTCTATTCGGCGCTCTTGGTGGTTGCTGGAACCGATCTTTCTCATAAGATCATTCCCAATGCCATTACCTTCCCGGGCATCATGCTCGGACTCCTCAGTGCTGCGACGATCCTTCCGCTCGGATTCTTCAACGGTTTACTGGGTCTGCTAGTCGGTGGGGGTATCCTATGGCTGCTAGCCTGGGCGAGTCCGTATCTGTTCGGAAAAGAAGGAATGGGTGGGGGGGATATCAAGCTTCTCGCAATGATCGGGGCCTTTCTCGGCTGGAAGCCGGCCCTTATGACGATCATGGTGGGGTCTTTCCTTGGATCCGTGGTCGGCGTTGGCCTCATCGCAGCCAAAGTGATTCGTCGGGAAGACTACATTCCATTCGGCCCGTTTCTCGTCTGTGGCGCCCTGGTGTCGCTATTCTTTGGACAGTCTCTCCTTGATTGGTATCAAGGCTTGTTGGCTGGATAA
- a CDS encoding hypothetical protein (conserved protein of unknown function) encodes MNDERFTTSRQRWVGILAESDGLCLSELMISVAIGAAVLATALSTLNIVQTHAGKQHRMLNHQQDLRLGLEVFEQEVRLTTADTIVTAAPNEFQFHANLGDHRTITTSDVLPGSTVLPVQDGSEWGEGKMISVCGRHMCESHRLARPGQRDQLTLGEPVVISFTKGASVQVNNRVKYYVKGNEDGTSNLMRMIDGGASVLIGELGDLQFSYWNDMGQEATQASHVKRVVLVIHSSQPLHRMVREVSIRS; translated from the coding sequence ATGAACGACGAGAGGTTCACCACATCACGTCAACGATGGGTCGGGATCCTGGCCGAGTCCGACGGGCTCTGTCTGAGCGAATTGATGATCAGTGTAGCGATTGGTGCTGCTGTGCTGGCGACAGCGCTGAGCACACTCAATATCGTTCAAACCCATGCAGGGAAGCAGCACCGCATGCTGAATCATCAGCAAGATCTTCGGTTGGGGTTGGAAGTCTTTGAACAAGAAGTTCGACTCACAACGGCTGACACAATCGTCACAGCCGCACCCAACGAGTTTCAATTTCATGCCAATCTCGGGGACCATCGAACAATCACGACGTCCGACGTGTTGCCTGGATCAACAGTCCTGCCGGTGCAGGATGGCAGTGAATGGGGCGAGGGGAAGATGATCAGTGTGTGTGGGCGGCACATGTGTGAATCGCATCGGCTCGCTCGCCCTGGACAACGAGATCAGCTGACACTGGGGGAACCGGTTGTGATCTCGTTCACGAAAGGGGCGTCTGTGCAGGTGAATAATCGCGTGAAATATTACGTGAAGGGCAATGAAGATGGCACGTCCAACCTCATGCGCATGATCGATGGCGGAGCCAGTGTGCTGATCGGAGAACTTGGCGATCTCCAGTTTTCCTACTGGAACGACATGGGACAGGAAGCAACCCAGGCCTCACATGTGAAGCGTGTTGTTTTAGTGATTCATTCTAGTCAACCCCTGCATCGAATGGTGCGGGAAGTGAGCATTCGATCGTAG
- a CDS encoding hypothetical protein (conserved protein of unknown function), which translates to MAKVSAKPRPRKSLMNLEPPPRTRRPESLTSREQEILELIWAGFKNKEIGNRLKISVKTVEAHRANMMKKMRVSNTAQLLKTAIQGGALKVR; encoded by the coding sequence ATGGCCAAAGTAAGCGCCAAGCCACGACCTCGAAAGTCCCTCATGAACCTTGAACCGCCGCCGCGCACAAGACGCCCGGAGTCGCTCACGTCGCGCGAACAGGAAATTTTAGAGTTAATCTGGGCGGGGTTTAAAAACAAAGAAATCGGCAACCGGCTGAAGATCAGCGTCAAGACCGTTGAGGCCCATCGCGCCAATATGATGAAGAAAATGCGAGTCTCGAATACGGCTCAACTGTTGAAGACCGCCATCCAAGGTGGCGCACTGAAAGTCCGGTGA